The following coding sequences are from one Fibrobacter sp. window:
- a CDS encoding GNAT family N-acetyltransferase, with translation MNNLTIRKATPNDFEQMFTLWLEMQEFHVQFDEKWYKPEERCKAKAFEYWNQKLNDDNAIMLVAEKDGDLVGMIISFIITRPPVLENQFNLLFIDNVIISKYYRRLGIFKQMMNTLISIAKEKGVSAINLTVNYENETAIKAYESIGLRKIELGMLRYL, from the coding sequence ATGAACAATCTTACCATCCGAAAAGCAACCCCGAACGATTTCGAGCAAATGTTCACCCTATGGCTTGAAATGCAGGAATTCCATGTGCAATTTGATGAAAAATGGTATAAACCGGAAGAGAGGTGTAAAGCCAAAGCTTTTGAGTACTGGAATCAGAAGTTAAACGATGACAATGCGATCATGCTTGTTGCTGAAAAAGACGGTGATTTGGTTGGTATGATCATTTCCTTTATCATAACCAGACCTCCTGTTCTTGAGAACCAGTTCAATCTTCTTTTTATCGACAATGTGATCATAAGTAAATATTACAGAAGACTTGGCATATTTAAACAGATGATGAATACTTTAATATCCATAGCAAAAGAGAAGGGTGTTTCCGCTATAAATCTGACAGTAAATTATGAAAATGAAACTGCTATAAAAGCCTATGAAAGTATTGGTTTACGGAAAATAGAATTGGGCATGCTCAGGTATTTATAA